A region of Mesoplodon densirostris isolate mMesDen1 chromosome 11, mMesDen1 primary haplotype, whole genome shotgun sequence DNA encodes the following proteins:
- the TSFM gene encoding elongation factor Ts, mitochondrial isoform X1, protein MSLLRSLRLCLVARAGSCTVGPLVLQSPQPRHTFHAGPWLSSSASSKELLMKLRRRTGYSFVNCKKALETCGGDLKQAESWLHKQAQKEGWSKAARLHGRKTKEGLIGLLQEGNTTVLVEVNCETDFVSRNLKFQQLVQQVALGTLLHCQSLKDQLSTYSKGFLNSSELSELPAGREREGSLKDQLALAIGKLGENMTLKRAAWVKVPAGFYVGSYVHGAMHSPSLHNLVLGKYGALVICETSEQKANLEDLGRRLGQHVVGMAPLSVGSLDDEPGGEAETKMLSQPYLLDPSITLGQYVQPQGVSVVDFVRFECGEGEEAAEAE, encoded by the exons ATGTCGCTGCTACGCTCACTGCGTCTCTGTCTGGTCGCGCGGGCTGGGAGCTGCACA GTGGGCCCCCTTGTGCTTCAGTCGCCCCAGCCGCGGCATACATTTCACGCTGGGCCCTGGCTATCCTCCTCGGCTTCCAGCAAGGAGCTCCTCATGAAGCTGCGGCGGAGAACGGGCTACTCCTTTGTAAACTGCAAGAAGGCTCTGGAGACTTGTGGCGGGGATCTCAAACAG gCAGAGAGCTGGCTCCACAAACAGGCCCAGAAGGAGGGCTGGAGTAAAGCTGCCAGGCTCCATGGCAGGAAGACCAAAGAAGGTCTGATTGGGCTGCTGCAGGAAGGAAACACGACTGTGTTAGTAGAG GTGAACTGTGAGACAGATTTTGTttccagaaatttaaaatttcaacagTTGGTCCAGCAAGTAGCCCTGGGAACCCTGTTGCATTGTCAGAGCCTAAAGGATCAACTGTCCACATATAGTAAA GGCTTCTTGAATTCCTCTGAGCTCTCTGAACTTCCAGCTGGGCGTGAGAGAGAAGGATCTCTCAAGGATCAGCTGGCCTTAGCAATTG GGAAACTGGGAGAAAACATGACTCTTAAACGAGCTGCATGGGTGAAGGTGCCAGCTGGGTTCTATGTTGGCTCTTATGTCCATGGGGCAATGCACAGTCCCTCTCTCCACAACCTGGTTCTGGGGAAGTATGGGGCCCTGGTCATCTGCGAGACGTCTGAGCAGAAAGCAAACCTTGAAGACCTTGGCCGCCGCCTTGGGCAGCATGTGGTGGGCATGGCTCCTCTCTCTGTTGGCTCCCTGGACGACGAGCCTGGGGGAGAGGCAGAAACCAAGATGCTGTCCCAGCCGTACTTGCTGGATCCCTCCATCACACTGGGACAGTATGTGCAGCCCCAAGGGGTGTCTGTAGTAGACTTCGTGCGGTTTGAATGTGGAGAAGGCGAAGAGGCAGCAGAGGCTGAATAG
- the TSFM gene encoding elongation factor Ts, mitochondrial isoform X2: protein MSLLRSLRLCLVARAGSCTVGPLVLQSPQPRHTFHAGPWLSSSASSKELLMKLRRRTGYSFVNCKKALETCGGDLKQAESWLHKQAQKEGWSKAARLHGRKTKEGLIGLLQEGNTTVLVEGFLNSSELSELPAGREREGSLKDQLALAIGKLGENMTLKRAAWVKVPAGFYVGSYVHGAMHSPSLHNLVLGKYGALVICETSEQKANLEDLGRRLGQHVVGMAPLSVGSLDDEPGGEAETKMLSQPYLLDPSITLGQYVQPQGVSVVDFVRFECGEGEEAAEAE, encoded by the exons ATGTCGCTGCTACGCTCACTGCGTCTCTGTCTGGTCGCGCGGGCTGGGAGCTGCACA GTGGGCCCCCTTGTGCTTCAGTCGCCCCAGCCGCGGCATACATTTCACGCTGGGCCCTGGCTATCCTCCTCGGCTTCCAGCAAGGAGCTCCTCATGAAGCTGCGGCGGAGAACGGGCTACTCCTTTGTAAACTGCAAGAAGGCTCTGGAGACTTGTGGCGGGGATCTCAAACAG gCAGAGAGCTGGCTCCACAAACAGGCCCAGAAGGAGGGCTGGAGTAAAGCTGCCAGGCTCCATGGCAGGAAGACCAAAGAAGGTCTGATTGGGCTGCTGCAGGAAGGAAACACGACTGTGTTAGTAGAG GGCTTCTTGAATTCCTCTGAGCTCTCTGAACTTCCAGCTGGGCGTGAGAGAGAAGGATCTCTCAAGGATCAGCTGGCCTTAGCAATTG GGAAACTGGGAGAAAACATGACTCTTAAACGAGCTGCATGGGTGAAGGTGCCAGCTGGGTTCTATGTTGGCTCTTATGTCCATGGGGCAATGCACAGTCCCTCTCTCCACAACCTGGTTCTGGGGAAGTATGGGGCCCTGGTCATCTGCGAGACGTCTGAGCAGAAAGCAAACCTTGAAGACCTTGGCCGCCGCCTTGGGCAGCATGTGGTGGGCATGGCTCCTCTCTCTGTTGGCTCCCTGGACGACGAGCCTGGGGGAGAGGCAGAAACCAAGATGCTGTCCCAGCCGTACTTGCTGGATCCCTCCATCACACTGGGACAGTATGTGCAGCCCCAAGGGGTGTCTGTAGTAGACTTCGTGCGGTTTGAATGTGGAGAAGGCGAAGAGGCAGCAGAGGCTGAATAG
- the EEF1AKMT3 gene encoding EEF1A lysine methyltransferase 3 produces MADPRPGPESEPESVFPREVRLFADSYSEKSRFYFCGHVLSITENFGSRLGVAAHVWDAALSLCNYFESQNVDFRGKKVIELGAGTGIVGILAALQGGDVTITDLPLVLEQIQGNVQANVPAGGRAQVRALSWGIDQHVFPGDYDLVLGADIVYLEPTFPLLLGTLQHLCGPHGTIYLASKMREEHGTESFFQHLLPQHFQLELAKRDENENVNIYRARHRGPRPA; encoded by the exons ATGGCGGACCCCCGCCCAGGTCCTGAATCAGAGCCCGAATCCGTGTTCCCACGGGAGGTCAGACTCTTCGCCGACTCTTACTCGGAGAAGAGCCGGTTCTACTTCTGTGGGCACGTGCTGAGCATCACGGAGAACTTTGGGTCCCGCCTCGGAGTGGCAGCGCACGTGTGGGACGCG GCTCTAAGCCTGTGCAACTATTTCGAGAGTCAGAATGTGGATTTCCGAGGCAAGAAAGTGATCGAGCTGGGCGCTGGGACGGGCATCGTGGGTATCTTGGCAGCGCTGCAGG gGGGGGATGTTACCATCACTGACCTGCCCCTGGTCCTAGAACAGATCCAGGGCAACGTCCAGGCCAATGTGCCAGCTGGAGGCCGGGCCCAGGTCCGCGCCTTGTCCTGGGGGATTGACCAGCATGTCTTCCCTGGAGACTATGACCTGGTGCTGGGGGCTGATATCGTGTATCTGGAGCCCACCTTCCCACTGCTGCTGGGGACCCTCCAACACCTGTGCGGGCCCCATGGCACCATCTATCTGGCTTCCAAGATGAGAGAGGAGCACGGGACAGAGAGCTTCTTTCAGCACCTCCTGCCCCAGCATTTCCAACTGGAGCTGGCCAAGCGGGATGAGAATGAGAATGTTAACATCTATAGGGCCAGGCACAGGGGACCAAGACCTGCTTGA